A single genomic interval of uncultured Desulfobacter sp. harbors:
- a CDS encoding thiamine pyrophosphate-dependent enzyme — MGKTFSKPEALTDNHTHYCPGCTHGIVHRLVAEAIDELGIREKTVGIAPVGCAVLAYNYIDCDFQEAAHGRAPAMATGIKRVRPDLMVFTYQGDGDLASIGMGEIIHAANRGEKITVIFINNAIYGMTGGQMAPTTMPGQRATTAPAGRDAAQTGMPIRMANLMSEIVTPGYVTRQAVLKPQMVNKCKKAIKKAFEYQVANTCFSFVEVISTCPTNWGMTPVDALKWAEETLLPYYELGDYKTPEDA, encoded by the coding sequence ATGGGAAAAACATTTTCTAAGCCAGAGGCGTTAACAGACAATCACACCCACTATTGTCCCGGTTGCACCCACGGCATTGTCCACCGGCTGGTAGCCGAGGCCATAGACGAGCTGGGTATCCGGGAAAAAACCGTGGGTATCGCCCCTGTAGGATGCGCTGTCCTGGCATATAACTACATTGACTGTGACTTCCAGGAAGCCGCCCACGGCAGGGCGCCTGCCATGGCGACCGGCATCAAGCGTGTACGCCCGGATCTGATGGTATTTACTTACCAGGGGGACGGGGACCTTGCCAGTATCGGTATGGGTGAAATCATTCATGCCGCCAACCGCGGGGAGAAAATTACCGTCATTTTTATCAACAATGCCATTTACGGCATGACCGGCGGCCAGATGGCCCCCACCACCATGCCGGGCCAGCGGGCCACCACGGCACCTGCCGGACGTGATGCGGCCCAGACAGGGATGCCCATCCGCATGGCCAATCTGATGAGTGAAATTGTGACCCCGGGTTATGTCACCCGGCAGGCCGTGCTCAAACCACAGATGGTGAATAAATGTAAAAAGGCAATTAAAAAGGCATTCGAGTACCAGGTGGCCAACACCTGTTTCAGCTTTGTGGAGGTGATCTCCACCTGCCCCACCAACTGGGGTATGACGCCGGTTGATGCCTTGAAATGGGCCGAAGAAACCTTGCTGCCTTACTATGAACTGGGCGATTACAAAACCCCTGAAGACGCCTGA
- the vorB gene encoding 3-methyl-2-oxobutanoate dehydrogenase subunit VorB: MAKVLMKGNEAIGEAAIRAGCLNYFAYPITPQSEVAEYLSKRLPEVGGVFLQGESEVAVGYMIFGASGAGERVMTTSSSPGISLMSEAISYIAAAHCPAVFVNIVRGGPGLGGILPSQGDYFQATKGGGHGDYHLLVLAPDGVQEAVEMTMQAFTLAEKYRNPVMVMGDGMIGQMMEPVEFPDDLKTEPTNKDDWATNGMSTRKSKTPNLVKSLFLDSAELNQNNLDLKAKYEQMKKEDVQYELYNADGDYQILIASYGTMSRVCRTAIDMLKAEGIEAAMFRPKTLFPFPEKQVYDAAVKDSCKCVISIEMSMGQMVEDVQRCVMGKKPVEFYGECGGEIPSPEKIIEIVKELIG; this comes from the coding sequence ATGGCTAAAGTCTTAATGAAAGGCAATGAAGCAATCGGCGAAGCCGCCATAAGGGCCGGCTGTCTGAACTATTTTGCATATCCCATCACGCCCCAGTCGGAAGTCGCCGAGTACCTGAGCAAACGCCTGCCTGAAGTGGGCGGCGTGTTTCTCCAGGGCGAAAGTGAAGTGGCGGTCGGGTATATGATTTTCGGGGCCTCGGGTGCCGGAGAGCGGGTCATGACCACCTCATCATCTCCGGGCATCAGCCTGATGAGTGAAGCAATTTCTTATATTGCCGCGGCCCATTGCCCGGCAGTATTTGTCAATATCGTAAGAGGCGGCCCGGGGCTCGGCGGGATACTGCCGTCCCAGGGTGATTATTTCCAGGCAACCAAGGGCGGCGGTCACGGTGATTACCATCTGCTGGTCCTGGCACCGGACGGCGTCCAGGAAGCCGTGGAAATGACCATGCAGGCGTTCACCCTGGCTGAAAAATATAGAAATCCCGTTATGGTCATGGGCGACGGCATGATCGGCCAGATGATGGAACCGGTGGAATTCCCTGATGATTTGAAAACCGAGCCCACAAATAAGGACGACTGGGCCACCAACGGCATGTCCACCCGGAAAAGCAAAACGCCGAACCTGGTGAAATCCCTGTTCCTGGACTCCGCTGAACTGAACCAGAACAACCTGGATCTCAAGGCCAAATACGAGCAGATGAAAAAGGAAGATGTGCAGTATGAGCTGTACAATGCAGATGGGGATTATCAGATTCTGATCGCAAGCTACGGCACCATGAGCCGCGTATGCCGCACCGCCATTGACATGCTCAAGGCTGAAGGTATTGAAGCGGCCATGTTCCGGCCCAAGACCTTGTTCCCCTTTCCTGAAAAACAGGTGTATGATGCCGCAGTGAAAGACAGCTGCAAATGCGTTATCAGCATTGAAATGAGCATGGGCCAGATGGTGGAAGATGTCCAGCGTTGTGTCATGGGCAAAAAACCGGTGGAATTTTACGGGGAGTGCGGCGGTGAAATTCCGTCACCTGAAAAAATCATCGAAATCGTAAAAGAGCTGATCGGGTAG
- a CDS encoding 4Fe-4S binding protein has protein sequence MEYKHIIDAERCKGCGLCVHFCPKDVLEITDKVNAKGHFPVFQARPEDCIYCAICCTMCPDVAITIVEKQSA, from the coding sequence ATGGAATATAAACACATTATTGATGCCGAAAGGTGCAAAGGGTGTGGCCTTTGTGTGCATTTCTGCCCGAAAGACGTGCTTGAAATCACCGACAAGGTAAATGCAAAAGGGCATTTTCCGGTCTTTCAGGCCAGACCTGAGGATTGCATTTACTGCGCCATTTGCTGCACCATGTGTCCGGATGTGGCTATAACTATAGTTGAAAAACAAAGTGCATAA
- a CDS encoding cobalamin biosynthesis protein CbiA, whose amino-acid sequence MLPDINGIIIIAGNYGSGKSETAVNLAAVSRRAGKRVKLTDLDLVNPYFRSREAQKPLEDLGVEVVLPDKKYMHADLPILTPAVAGMIKNPAQVTILDAGGDDAGVTVLAALADVLKKSHVKLLQVINPLRPNTQDVQGCLKMKAQIEAAAKLPVTGLISNANLLDETTPQIIYDGYNLVTRVSEATGLNIEFITASTRLLPQLDLERILCPILPIDRLLAPPWTRT is encoded by the coding sequence ATGTTACCTGACATCAACGGCATCATTATAATAGCCGGCAATTACGGCAGCGGTAAAAGTGAAACGGCCGTCAACCTGGCTGCCGTTTCCCGGCGGGCGGGCAAACGTGTCAAGCTAACGGATCTGGACCTGGTCAACCCCTATTTCAGAAGCAGGGAAGCCCAAAAGCCCCTGGAGGATCTGGGGGTGGAAGTGGTGCTGCCGGATAAAAAATATATGCACGCAGATCTGCCCATCCTGACCCCGGCCGTGGCGGGCATGATTAAAAACCCTGCCCAGGTGACCATTTTGGATGCAGGCGGTGATGATGCCGGTGTGACGGTTCTTGCCGCCCTGGCAGATGTGCTGAAAAAAAGCCATGTCAAACTGTTGCAGGTCATCAACCCCTTGCGCCCCAATACCCAAGATGTCCAAGGCTGCCTTAAAATGAAGGCGCAGATCGAAGCTGCCGCAAAATTGCCTGTCACAGGCCTGATTTCCAATGCTAATCTTCTTGACGAGACCACGCCGCAAATTATTTATGACGGCTACAATCTGGTGACCCGGGTATCCGAAGCCACCGGTCTGAATATTGAATTTATAACAGCGTCCACCAGGCTTTTGCCCCAACTGGACCTGGAACGGATCCTTTGCCCGATCCTGCCCATTGACCGGTTGCTGGCTCCCCCCTGGACACGCACTTAA
- a CDS encoding radical SAM protein translates to MAYINKQMLTAVVADEHGNIFELDGYAAAGMSGNDFFILTKSDTCPMPHGSELMLLPDRAPIVFNLVTDRFETLETNPFQPDQRIFPVGVFNSPGYVNLHFCAYDDFGMDTPLPLFSYGAVGFGKNDFRSAALQVDDEPRQDLRLMPIAQVQRGVEKYRKKYPDNRLMRHLEKCALEYGCPAGKNFFLGRYEAPLPTSVVCNARCLGCISLQTDNNLCACQDRISFIPDPEEIAGVALEHILKVEKAVVSFGQGCEGEPLTSADAIEKAIVLIREKTDKGTINLNSNASLPDRVERLCTAGLDSMRVSMNSVRNACYTAYFRPKSYCFEDVVDSIKRARAKGRFVAINYLNCPGFTDCQEEKQALFDFIRHTDINMIQWRNLNFDPRHYIRIMENAAPGGSPTGMANLIKELSRTFPQLIHGYFNPPKQHF, encoded by the coding sequence ATGGCATATATCAATAAACAGATGCTCACAGCAGTCGTCGCTGATGAACACGGCAATATTTTTGAACTGGACGGATATGCGGCCGCAGGTATGTCCGGAAATGATTTTTTTATTCTGACAAAATCCGATACCTGTCCTATGCCCCACGGTAGTGAACTGATGCTGCTGCCTGACAGAGCCCCCATTGTATTTAACCTTGTCACAGACCGGTTTGAAACGCTTGAAACCAATCCTTTCCAGCCTGACCAGCGTATTTTTCCGGTGGGCGTGTTCAACTCCCCGGGGTATGTGAACTTGCATTTCTGCGCTTATGATGATTTTGGCATGGATACCCCGTTGCCCCTTTTTTCATATGGCGCCGTAGGATTTGGAAAAAATGATTTCCGGTCCGCAGCCCTTCAGGTAGATGACGAACCCCGGCAGGATCTGCGATTGATGCCCATTGCACAGGTGCAAAGAGGGGTTGAAAAATACAGAAAAAAATATCCGGACAACCGGCTGATGCGGCATCTGGAGAAATGTGCCCTGGAATACGGGTGCCCGGCCGGCAAAAATTTTTTTCTGGGCCGGTATGAAGCCCCGCTGCCCACCTCCGTGGTCTGCAACGCCCGGTGTCTTGGGTGCATCTCCCTTCAAACGGACAATAACCTTTGTGCCTGCCAGGACAGAATATCCTTTATCCCTGATCCGGAAGAGATTGCGGGTGTGGCCCTGGAACATATCCTGAAAGTTGAAAAGGCCGTGGTGAGTTTTGGTCAGGGGTGTGAGGGGGAACCGTTAACCTCGGCAGATGCCATTGAAAAGGCCATTGTCCTGATCCGGGAAAAGACCGACAAGGGCACCATCAACCTGAACTCCAATGCCAGTTTGCCCGACCGGGTGGAGCGTCTGTGCACGGCCGGCCTGGATAGTATGCGCGTGAGTATGAATTCGGTGCGCAACGCGTGTTATACCGCCTATTTTCGTCCTAAATCCTATTGTTTTGAAGATGTTGTGGACAGTATCAAAAGGGCCCGGGCCAAAGGCCGTTTTGTGGCAATCAATTACTTGAACTGCCCGGGATTCACAGATTGCCAAGAGGAAAAACAGGCGCTTTTTGATTTTATCCGGCACACGGACATCAACATGATCCAGTGGCGCAACCTCAATTTTGACCCCCGGCATTATATCCGCATCATGGAAAATGCCGCTCCCGGCGGGTCTCCCACCGGCATGGCAAACCTGATAAAAGAGTTGAGCCGAACCTTTCCCCAACTGATCCACGGCTATTTCAATCCACCCAAACAGCATTTTTAA
- a CDS encoding PKD domain-containing protein, whose product MNSCGVFSGTYYTMTHMYAMANDLDAKTGGDAMRLSPKWTYNMVNGGGNNGTWYYWAYEIGQKHGSATWAEFPYDSNYRAWNLDPDTWENALYRRFDQYGYVLNTHQDTGIDQVKQMLVNGYILNIPTYIYSWQYQTIGDDPSTTEDDAFAGKKCVSWVNGRSGYHAMTVVGYNDTIWVDINGNGAVDSGEKGAFRIANSWGTGWGEAGFAWMSYDALKNPSAVSGGPSTNRIYGWYPSRAHWVTAKTDYQPKVIGKFKLNHAKRDHLRMTLGTSDINQSTPSSVWVPEMIYNQGGAYGFDGTTNAVDGTFVFDFTDLMPSGGGLATWYLGVQDDTAGSEATLGTFTLIDVANGNTLIESLEVPQVVDGDQVYAGIDYDPSGENENSPPTAYVYASVSSGPAKLDVSFDGSSSYDNDGTIDSFSWDFGDNASETGVSVKHTYDQPGTYIAKLTVTDNSGATDTDSVTIEVEGHVYVSDIQAILVVDETGQKAQVSVEILDHNGDPVSDAQVEGSWSGLVAGNVSGTTSENGVVELVSDATLESGSIIFTVDTVSASGYDYDPDLNTASSISIDTQENSNESPVAVIDDGPISGMEGDSIYFEGVNSYDPDEGDTLSYAWEIGGEILSNDTFLIHEFSTAGTYEVILRVEDDWGIVSEDKVTVTIEAESENDNFIYVSSIEVEVKTLWRYSIGIARVKIVDQSGDAIGNAVVTGAWSGVVSASQSGITADDGTVMLYSPWTRNSGEFVFSVDGVTAPGYVYSPEDNVQVSDSIHN is encoded by the coding sequence TTGAATTCCTGCGGTGTTTTCAGCGGAACCTATTATACCATGACCCACATGTATGCCATGGCAAACGACCTGGATGCCAAAACCGGCGGGGATGCCATGCGTCTCAGCCCCAAATGGACCTATAATATGGTCAACGGCGGCGGGAATAACGGGACCTGGTATTACTGGGCCTATGAAATCGGCCAGAAACACGGTTCAGCCACCTGGGCGGAATTTCCCTATGACTCCAATTACAGGGCCTGGAACCTGGATCCAGATACCTGGGAAAATGCCTTATACCGGCGGTTTGACCAGTACGGGTATGTGTTGAATACCCATCAGGATACAGGCATCGACCAGGTAAAGCAGATGCTGGTCAACGGCTATATCCTCAATATTCCGACCTATATTTACTCATGGCAGTACCAGACCATTGGAGATGATCCCTCCACCACTGAAGACGATGCCTTTGCCGGTAAAAAATGTGTCTCCTGGGTTAACGGCAGATCCGGATACCACGCCATGACCGTTGTGGGATATAATGACACTATCTGGGTGGATATCAACGGAAACGGTGCCGTGGATTCCGGGGAAAAAGGGGCTTTCAGGATTGCCAACTCCTGGGGGACCGGCTGGGGCGAGGCCGGCTTTGCCTGGATGTCCTATGATGCATTGAAAAATCCATCTGCTGTGTCCGGAGGCCCGTCAACGAACCGGATCTATGGCTGGTATCCTTCCAGGGCCCACTGGGTAACCGCCAAAACAGACTACCAGCCAAAGGTTATCGGAAAGTTTAAATTAAACCATGCTAAACGGGATCATCTCCGGATGACTCTTGGCACCTCAGACATCAACCAGTCAACGCCGTCCAGTGTGTGGGTCCCGGAAATGATCTATAACCAGGGCGGCGCATACGGATTTGACGGCACAACCAATGCCGTTGACGGTACCTTTGTTTTTGATTTTACTGATCTAATGCCGTCCGGCGGGGGCCTGGCGACCTGGTATCTGGGGGTACAGGATGATACGGCAGGCAGCGAGGCAACCCTTGGCACCTTTACCCTCATTGATGTCGCAAACGGCAATACATTGATCGAGAGCCTGGAAGTTCCCCAGGTCGTTGACGGTGACCAGGTTTATGCGGGCATTGATTATGATCCTTCCGGTGAAAATGAAAATTCCCCGCCTACAGCCTACGTATATGCATCCGTATCGTCAGGACCTGCGAAGCTTGACGTCAGTTTTGATGGATCATCCTCCTATGACAATGACGGAACAATAGACTCCTTTTCCTGGGATTTTGGAGACAATGCGTCCGAGACCGGTGTTTCTGTGAAGCACACCTATGACCAGCCAGGCACATATATTGCGAAGCTTACGGTAACCGATAACAGCGGTGCCACCGATACCGATTCCGTTACTATTGAGGTTGAGGGGCATGTTTATGTGTCGGATATTCAAGCAATACTTGTTGTCGATGAAACAGGCCAAAAGGCCCAAGTCAGTGTTGAAATTCTGGATCATAACGGGGATCCCGTGTCCGACGCACAGGTTGAAGGGTCTTGGTCCGGACTGGTTGCTGGGAATGTGTCCGGCACAACATCTGAAAACGGCGTGGTCGAATTGGTGTCCGATGCAACGCTTGAATCCGGCAGCATCATCTTTACTGTGGATACGGTTTCTGCATCGGGATATGATTATGATCCTGATTTAAATACCGCCTCATCCATCAGTATCGACACCCAGGAAAATTCTAATGAAAGTCCGGTGGCCGTTATCGACGACGGTCCAATTAGCGGTATGGAGGGGGATTCTATTTATTTTGAAGGTGTAAACTCGTATGATCCTGATGAGGGTGATACCCTTTCCTATGCATGGGAGATTGGCGGAGAAATCCTCTCAAACGATACATTTTTAATTCATGAGTTTTCCACTGCCGGTACCTATGAGGTAATTCTGAGAGTGGAAGACGACTGGGGAATCGTTTCCGAGGACAAGGTTACCGTAACTATTGAAGCAGAAAGTGAAAATGACAATTTTATATACGTTTCCAGTATAGAGGTAGAGGTTAAGACTTTGTGGCGCTACTCCATTGGGATTGCAAGGGTGAAAATCGTTGATCAATCTGGGGATGCCATTGGAAACGCTGTTGTTACGGGTGCCTGGAGCGGTGTTGTCTCTGCTTCTCAATCCGGAATCACGGCCGACGACGGTACGGTTATGCTCTACTCACCATGGACAAGAAACTCCGGCGAGTTTGTATTCTCCGTAGATGGTGTAACCGCCCCGGGTTATGTCTATTCGCCTGAAGATAATGTTCAGGTATCGGACTCGATTCATAATTAA
- a CDS encoding PEP-CTERM sorting domain-containing protein, giving the protein MQKQILLLSVLFTFVLGVGWASAGTTYNYSPYDTFDDYDGDYDDIRDLDHYKYYTWGIDLTAETDLLTNLNNGTETITSASFTFYNILDNTSSKSYLYINLLDADNGERGSDINYDSTFADTDGMYDTTDGNQFADTGRLLSIEGDKTYIDYIGTRRDHYFVDKNGDVTKGEIPTTNGPYYPGDTQGANISYDFDAGDLAALNAYIADGFFGFGFDPQCHFYNDGFAFTFTTNLTGPGSGSPVPEPTTMVLFGFGMLCVASRMRKMAQK; this is encoded by the coding sequence ATGCAGAAACAAATTTTATTATTGAGTGTTTTATTCACTTTTGTTTTGGGAGTTGGATGGGCTTCCGCCGGGACAACATACAATTACTCGCCATATGACACGTTTGACGATTACGACGGGGATTATGATGACATTAGGGACTTAGATCATTATAAATACTATACTTGGGGAATTGATTTAACAGCTGAGACTGATTTACTGACAAACCTTAACAATGGAACTGAGACTATCACTTCTGCTTCATTTACTTTTTATAATATATTAGATAACACTAGCTCCAAAAGCTATCTTTATATTAATTTGCTTGATGCAGATAATGGGGAAAGAGGTTCTGACATCAATTATGATTCTACTTTTGCCGATACCGATGGAATGTATGATACTACTGACGGAAATCAATTCGCAGATACTGGCAGGCTGCTAAGTATAGAAGGTGATAAAACCTATATTGATTATATAGGCACGAGGCGTGATCATTACTTTGTAGATAAAAATGGAGACGTTACTAAAGGCGAAATTCCTACAACTAATGGGCCGTATTATCCAGGCGACACTCAAGGTGCAAATATTAGCTATGACTTTGACGCTGGTGATTTAGCGGCATTAAATGCTTATATTGCAGATGGTTTTTTTGGCTTCGGATTTGACCCCCAGTGTCATTTTTACAATGATGGTTTTGCCTTCACTTTCACTACTAATTTAACCGGTCCTGGTAGTGGATCACCCGTACCGGAACCTACAACTATGGTTTTATTTGGATTTGGTATGCTCTGCGTTGCATCCCGCATGAGGAAGATGGCCCAAAAATAA
- a CDS encoding tetratricopeptide repeat protein, with the protein MINKNYLSNVLLIILCQFIFLACSSTQDEVEKYRLSAQKYIDAGQYKEAVIELQNLVQLDPQDDAAYLELGETYAKMQNPEKAAKAFFQAVEANPENIEANIRMGQMYLLGKALKKARESAEKILKDHPENIKAMHLLASVQINERNIPLSIKTLEKAIAIAPAEPKSHLLLGHILVQMGKTKEAESHFLTCIELDDSLRAPYIELQEIYAREGNWEKIEALLIKMVGTSGDKIQKREDLARFYERHKNFVKAETVFKETVKLYPEQVEPLLALGSYYLRRQDRSKALNAYQRAEKIDNSDVNLLARMADLYFSDKDYEKSEKLVDEVLEGQSDHIEANFTKGRLLFQRKDFSKALVHFERVIRVRSSHAMARFFKALCLLDSGKLDMPGQDLFRVAAGHDSNERWERELAMKELEQALTAEPGFMKARFLLADLYLKEKSLFPAKKHIRELLKRAPNSIETGSLLGRLLLLESKFSEAEKVYQSILKARPDYAAGQISLGLAYYSRRMKDKAMESFQKALEINPKQLDALNYVVTMYMEEKDSAKALETIEVHLGKLPADDAKNRALVHYLKGKVLMTVGGVEPAKAVFEKAIALNPSFDAPHEDLARIYEIKKDIDQALVHYETLNKMTPKYLPVYLDLSRVHHGLGNMKKAEDYLRKALEIKSDYAPAANNLAAIFSEQEKLLYKALQLAREARDKEPKNPDYLDTLGWVYYLQGSYDLALEQLQESVKLNPNNALTSYHLGWAYYETGQFESARKMMQKALALNPEFKGAEKARNFLGM; encoded by the coding sequence ATGATCAATAAAAATTATCTGAGTAATGTATTGTTGATAATCCTATGTCAGTTCATTTTTCTGGCCTGTTCTTCCACCCAGGACGAAGTTGAAAAATATCGGTTAAGTGCTCAAAAATATATTGATGCCGGGCAGTATAAAGAGGCGGTCATTGAGCTGCAGAACCTGGTCCAGCTCGATCCACAGGACGATGCGGCCTACCTGGAGCTGGGTGAAACCTATGCCAAGATGCAGAATCCGGAGAAGGCGGCCAAAGCCTTTTTCCAAGCCGTTGAGGCGAATCCGGAGAATATAGAGGCGAACATCCGCATGGGACAGATGTATCTTTTGGGCAAGGCACTGAAAAAAGCCAGGGAGAGTGCCGAGAAAATTTTAAAAGACCATCCTGAGAACATCAAGGCCATGCATCTGCTGGCAAGTGTTCAGATCAATGAACGGAATATTCCTTTATCCATTAAAACCCTTGAAAAAGCCATTGCGATTGCACCAGCTGAGCCTAAATCCCATCTTTTACTGGGCCACATCCTTGTACAGATGGGAAAGACTAAAGAAGCTGAATCGCATTTCTTAACCTGTATTGAACTGGATGACAGCCTCAGGGCACCGTATATAGAATTGCAGGAAATATACGCACGTGAGGGAAACTGGGAAAAAATAGAAGCCTTATTAATTAAAATGGTGGGGACGTCCGGGGATAAGATCCAGAAGAGAGAGGACTTGGCCCGGTTTTATGAGAGGCATAAAAATTTCGTAAAGGCCGAAACCGTATTCAAGGAGACGGTAAAATTATATCCGGAACAGGTTGAACCCCTACTGGCGCTGGGATCCTATTATCTGCGCCGCCAGGACCGGTCCAAAGCCCTGAATGCATACCAGAGGGCCGAAAAAATTGACAACAGTGACGTCAATCTTCTGGCCCGGATGGCCGATCTTTATTTTTCCGATAAGGATTATGAAAAATCGGAGAAGTTGGTGGATGAAGTCCTTGAGGGGCAAAGCGATCATATTGAAGCCAATTTTACCAAGGGGCGGCTTCTGTTTCAACGCAAGGATTTTTCCAAGGCCCTTGTTCATTTTGAGCGTGTGATCAGGGTCAGAAGCAGCCATGCCATGGCCAGATTTTTTAAAGCCTTGTGCCTGCTTGACAGTGGGAAATTGGATATGCCCGGCCAAGATCTGTTCCGTGTGGCAGCAGGACACGATTCCAATGAACGCTGGGAACGGGAGCTGGCCATGAAAGAACTTGAGCAAGCCCTTACCGCAGAGCCGGGATTTATGAAGGCAAGATTTCTTCTTGCAGATTTGTATTTAAAGGAAAAATCTTTGTTTCCGGCCAAAAAACATATTCGTGAACTTTTGAAAAGAGCCCCCAACAGCATTGAAACCGGCAGCCTTTTGGGTCGGCTTTTACTGCTTGAAAGTAAATTTTCAGAAGCCGAGAAGGTGTACCAGTCCATTTTAAAGGCCAGGCCGGATTATGCTGCAGGTCAAATTTCCCTGGGCCTGGCCTATTATTCCAGGAGGATGAAGGACAAGGCCATGGAAAGCTTTCAAAAGGCCTTGGAAATTAATCCAAAGCAACTTGATGCCCTCAACTATGTTGTGACCATGTATATGGAGGAAAAGGACAGTGCAAAGGCCTTGGAGACCATTGAGGTGCATTTGGGCAAGCTGCCGGCTGATGATGCGAAGAACCGGGCGCTTGTCCATTACCTGAAAGGTAAGGTACTCATGACCGTCGGCGGGGTGGAGCCGGCCAAAGCGGTTTTCGAAAAGGCAATCGCCCTTAATCCTTCTTTTGATGCGCCCCATGAAGACCTGGCAAGGATTTATGAAATTAAAAAGGATATTGATCAGGCGCTGGTCCATTATGAGACCCTGAATAAAATGACCCCCAAATACCTTCCCGTATACCTGGATTTAAGTCGGGTCCACCACGGCCTTGGTAATATGAAAAAGGCGGAAGACTACCTGCGTAAGGCCCTTGAAATTAAGTCGGATTATGCGCCTGCAGCCAATAATCTGGCAGCCATTTTTTCCGAGCAGGAAAAGCTGTTGTACAAGGCCCTCCAGCTTGCCCGCGAAGCAAGGGATAAAGAACCGAAAAATCCTGATTACCTGGATACTCTGGGATGGGTCTATTATCTACAGGGAAGTTATGACCTGGCCCTTGAGCAACTGCAGGAAAGCGTGAAACTGAACCCCAACAATGCGTTAACCAGTTACCATTTAGGGTGGGCCTATTACGAGACCGGACAGTTTGAATCTGCGAGAAAAATGATGCAAAAAGCTCTTGCGCTGAATCCTGAATTTAAAGGGGCGGAGAAAGCCAGGAATTTTCTGGGGATGTGA
- a CDS encoding HypC/HybG/HupF family hydrogenase formation chaperone → MCLAVPSKIIEINDTLAKVEVDGVVREASLMLLDDAGIGDYVIVHAGFAISKMDEEAALQTIADMRRILELGGDPA, encoded by the coding sequence ATGTGTTTGGCTGTACCGTCAAAAATTATTGAAATCAACGATACCTTGGCAAAGGTGGAAGTGGACGGGGTGGTCCGGGAGGCCAGCCTGATGCTGCTTGATGATGCCGGTATTGGCGATTATGTTATTGTTCATGCCGGATTTGCCATTTCAAAGATGGATGAAGAGGCTGCACTGCAAACCATTGCAGACATGCGCAGGATACTTGAGCTGGGTGGCGACCCGGCCTGA
- a CDS encoding acylphosphatase yields MGSSGIAAKKIEISGVVQGVGFRPFLFGLACAHHLCGHVSNTSSGVALFIQGKPENLDAFLLDIPEKKPLLSQISNMVSTDMQPLDLTDFTIIKSRDARTKSALISPDVGVCPNCLKEMQDPADRQFEYPFINCTNCGPRYTIIQDIPYDRPNTSMKSFAMCPDCRKEYEDPLNRRFHAQPNACPVCGPQVFLLDNKENQVDGNDPSQAMALAAQFLKQGKIVAIKGLGGFHLAVDAANATAVDLLRQRKKRPHKPFALMAARDSSLFNHVYLDRDEKDCLGPITGPLYC; encoded by the coding sequence ATGGGTTCTTCCGGTATAGCGGCAAAAAAAATTGAAATCTCAGGGGTGGTCCAGGGTGTTGGATTCCGCCCTTTTTTATTTGGTTTAGCCTGCGCGCATCATCTTTGCGGCCATGTGTCCAATACCTCCTCTGGTGTGGCGCTTTTTATCCAGGGTAAGCCAGAGAATCTGGATGCGTTTCTTTTGGATATTCCTGAAAAGAAACCGCTGCTGTCACAGATTTCAAACATGGTTTCAACGGATATGCAACCATTGGACCTGACTGATTTCACAATTATTAAGAGCCGGGATGCCAGGACAAAGTCTGCCCTAATCTCCCCGGATGTGGGGGTGTGCCCCAATTGCCTCAAAGAGATGCAGGATCCCGCTGACCGCCAGTTTGAATACCCGTTTATCAATTGCACCAATTGCGGGCCAAGATACACCATTATCCAGGATATTCCCTATGACCGGCCAAACACGTCCATGAAGTCCTTTGCCATGTGTCCGGACTGCCGGAAGGAATATGAAGATCCCTTAAACCGGCGGTTCCATGCCCAGCCCAACGCCTGCCCTGTTTGCGGTCCCCAGGTGTTTTTACTCGACAATAAAGAAAACCAGGTCGACGGAAATGATCCGTCACAGGCCATGGCACTTGCGGCCCAGTTTCTCAAGCAGGGAAAAATCGTTGCGATCAAAGGACTTGGCGGATTTCACCTGGCCGTGGATGCCGCCAATGCAACGGCTGTTGATCTGCTGCGCCAAAGAAAAAAACGTCCCCATAAACCCTTTGCGCTCATGGCCGCCCGGGATTCGTCCCTGTTTAACCATGTTTATCTGGATAGGGATGAAAAAGACTGCTTGGGTCCTATCACCGGCCCATTGTATTGTTGA